One genomic region from Sphingobacterium multivorum encodes:
- a CDS encoding lysylphosphatidylglycerol synthase transmembrane domain-containing protein, which yields MDKKKGLKIAKNIAKIVVTVGALYWVFSKVSLKDLKEAIINSNPLYLFFALVAYSTSIFISSSRLLTFLKAIGLDVTEKYNLKLYQLGLFYNLILPGGVGGDGYKIFFLRKRFNIKGRKLFTALFLDRLSGLWALCLIIAALITYMPQLGIPNYLTIILFIIGSVLYYFIVTKFFKEYKATFLKAHLKAIGVQSMQVIAAILILYALGFSGKFSPYLFLFLASSLVSIIPFSVGGLGMRELVIMWGAGIFHVDSHNAVLITLLFYIISALVALSGIYFIFHPQAIGEDKLPSAEEVEQSQKLEE from the coding sequence ATGGATAAAAAAAAGGGGCTCAAAATAGCCAAAAATATAGCAAAGATTGTCGTTACTGTGGGGGCCTTATATTGGGTATTCAGCAAGGTATCGCTAAAGGATCTGAAAGAAGCCATCATCAATTCCAATCCACTTTATCTATTCTTTGCTTTAGTTGCTTATAGCACCTCTATTTTTATTTCCTCCTCGCGTTTATTGACCTTTTTAAAGGCAATTGGTTTGGATGTTACTGAAAAATATAATTTAAAACTGTATCAACTTGGCCTATTTTACAACCTCATTTTACCAGGCGGTGTTGGCGGAGATGGTTATAAAATATTCTTCCTCAGAAAACGATTCAATATTAAAGGACGAAAATTATTTACGGCCTTATTTTTAGATAGATTAAGTGGATTATGGGCACTTTGCCTGATCATTGCAGCGCTAATTACTTATATGCCACAGCTGGGAATCCCAAACTATCTGACCATTATTCTATTTATAATAGGGAGCGTTCTCTACTACTTTATCGTAACCAAGTTCTTTAAAGAATACAAGGCTACATTTCTAAAAGCTCATTTAAAGGCAATCGGTGTGCAATCCATGCAAGTTATTGCAGCAATTCTTATCCTTTATGCGCTAGGATTTAGCGGCAAATTTTCTCCTTACCTATTTTTATTCCTTGCATCTTCTCTTGTTTCGATCATTCCGTTTTCAGTGGGTGGTTTAGGGATGCGTGAGCTTGTGATCATGTGGGGAGCGGGCATATTCCACGTCGACTCACACAATGCGGTTTTAATAACCTTGTTATTTTATATTATTTCCGCTCTCGTCGCGCTTTCAGGAATTTATTTTATCTTTCATCCGCAAGCAATTGGAGAGGACAAATTACCTTCCGCAGAAGAAGTTGAACAAAGTCAAAAACTAGAAGAATAA
- a CDS encoding ATP-binding protein: MNSGIKIRLLLLILTLCFIGTAITIKESVTNKEILDIDTKSLNDYIAQQEKKVDRIFNDSLLLKTFKNYDQYPIAVYQAFEKFKTNEKVYLFLFKDHEPKMWSTHLFVPITDQGFPEKSNFIQDDNRSYVVRKKTIGNISILAYIIVKGYTNNNNPYLNSSLRRNFFDSRNIDIASYTDTVTIKNIYSNEGSYLFSVKLKDGEHENAYTILQFFCWLLAWIALLIFFNSLCLHMAKTGRAWWSALLLLSVFSLVKFADLKWNLLSENATFSIFDSRNYAYNRFFPNIWSVMSTTILVLWLILFIYSIRKELNFDKIKNIRLFRIPIAIGFILSIYLSFGLLYDIAGTLITHSNNIYFDFTKLVDLHFLSWVDLGIVGMGILALSIYIDLVLFFLKKLELKPTQLLNIQLACVIFVILIISFYIEKNSLVNLLLALIILIKSFGEKYFDRHILTNYIAVLILWAIISAITHARFYQERNLIDMKILLSNLQSEDDVNAVSLFSDIESSIANDQELKHLFNISLPYTNTEGINDFIKKKYFSGYLSKYEFKAYYYDQNNVPLNPASQNKINEYREKVINKSIKVTQNFYRASAELGTHEYFSIIPVTIDQNRIVNVIINLSNKDFSYTVPYPEILTDMRINNSQYYNKGDYSIALYKGGSLITQFGKYTYENNLRGLKGVPGEYIQVLDRDAYLHMAYVANKFSTYVISKQKPSFWDYLATTSFLFLVFFMIFMFFHFIKSFYIFLKNTKLTFRNLKYQFYKIVNKIQYSTRIQTSIISSVILAILISAVISYISINKQLYNNNKASKERFIIELGKRMENMLTYTDETSTETQLISILKTLSETISKDFNLYSKSGRLLYSSQRRIYDLELFSTFINPAALKNLSILKKSETIEDERIGTFQFETSYATIRDKNYNTLAYIGIPNFSLQKEENINKNLLLNTIVNIYSLIIIGFGFYATFVANSVTNPLSIISKKISQLRLGQPNEPLFWQRNDEIGTLIKEYNLMIIKLEDYANKIKDTERESTWREMAQQIAHEIKNPLTPMKLGIQQLRRSYKDEDPKFPDRFNKFSTSFIEQIDALTHIASEFSHFAKFPNTVMENINIVEKVTKSISLYNNTPNVSIRLINNADHKTLIVKADGNELLRTFNNLIKNAIEGGYGRKNMKIEISIERYSDKFVKIDIKDNGYGIPKEMQDKIFQINFTTKSSGNGLGLVLVKKTIEACNGQIYFETVEGEGTTFHILLPLQQIES; encoded by the coding sequence GTGAATTCTGGTATAAAAATTCGATTACTCCTACTTATCTTGACTTTATGCTTTATAGGAACAGCTATCACCATTAAAGAATCTGTTACCAATAAGGAAATACTGGACATTGATACAAAATCACTCAATGATTATATCGCTCAACAAGAGAAAAAGGTCGACCGAATTTTCAATGATTCTCTTCTACTCAAAACATTTAAAAACTACGACCAATATCCTATTGCAGTTTATCAGGCGTTCGAAAAGTTTAAAACCAATGAGAAGGTTTATTTATTTCTCTTTAAGGACCATGAACCGAAGATGTGGAGCACACATCTATTTGTGCCAATTACAGATCAGGGATTCCCAGAAAAATCCAATTTTATTCAGGATGATAACCGTTCTTACGTTGTTCGAAAAAAAACAATTGGTAATATCAGTATACTCGCCTATATTATTGTAAAAGGCTATACAAATAACAATAACCCCTATTTAAATAGCTCATTGCGAAGGAACTTCTTCGACTCTCGAAATATCGACATTGCCTCCTATACAGACACGGTCACCATTAAAAATATCTATAGCAATGAAGGGTCTTATCTATTCTCTGTTAAGCTAAAAGACGGAGAGCATGAAAATGCCTATACGATTTTGCAATTCTTCTGTTGGCTACTTGCCTGGATCGCATTACTGATCTTCTTCAATAGTCTCTGCCTACATATGGCCAAGACAGGAAGGGCCTGGTGGTCTGCATTACTGCTATTATCGGTATTTAGCCTCGTCAAATTTGCCGATCTTAAATGGAATCTGCTGTCCGAAAACGCGACATTTTCAATTTTCGATTCGCGCAATTACGCTTACAATCGCTTCTTCCCCAATATATGGTCCGTGATGTCCACCACCATATTGGTGTTATGGTTGATTCTATTTATCTATTCAATTCGCAAAGAGCTCAATTTCGACAAGATAAAGAACATCCGACTCTTCAGAATTCCTATCGCAATCGGATTTATTCTAAGTATATACCTGTCGTTCGGTCTATTGTATGACATCGCTGGTACCCTGATTACGCACTCCAACAACATCTATTTTGATTTCACAAAACTTGTCGATTTACATTTCCTAAGTTGGGTAGATTTAGGCATTGTTGGCATGGGTATTTTGGCCTTGAGCATCTACATTGATCTTGTACTATTTTTTCTTAAAAAATTAGAATTAAAACCAACGCAGCTACTCAACATTCAACTGGCATGTGTCATTTTTGTCATCCTGATCATATCCTTCTATATAGAGAAAAATAGCCTGGTCAATTTGTTACTTGCATTGATCATCCTTATTAAATCATTTGGCGAAAAGTATTTCGATCGACATATATTAACAAATTATATTGCCGTACTGATACTTTGGGCAATCATAAGTGCGATCACGCACGCTCGTTTCTATCAGGAACGGAACTTAATTGACATGAAAATCTTATTGAGTAATTTACAATCAGAAGATGATGTCAATGCTGTTTCATTGTTTTCCGATATTGAAAGTAGTATAGCAAACGATCAAGAATTAAAACACCTATTTAATATCAGCCTTCCCTATACCAATACCGAGGGGATCAACGATTTCATCAAGAAAAAGTACTTTAGTGGCTATCTCTCCAAATATGAGTTCAAAGCATATTATTATGATCAGAATAATGTTCCGCTCAATCCGGCCAGTCAGAATAAGATCAATGAATATCGAGAAAAGGTAATCAATAAGTCGATAAAAGTCACACAGAACTTCTACCGTGCCAGCGCGGAATTAGGCACGCATGAATACTTCTCCATCATTCCTGTCACCATTGACCAAAATAGGATCGTCAATGTTATCATCAATCTTTCCAATAAAGACTTTAGTTATACGGTTCCCTATCCTGAAATCCTCACCGATATGCGGATCAACAATTCGCAATATTATAACAAAGGGGATTATTCAATAGCCCTTTATAAAGGAGGTTCTTTAATAACACAGTTTGGAAAGTATACCTACGAAAACAATTTGAGGGGGCTGAAAGGTGTTCCAGGAGAATATATTCAGGTGCTGGATCGCGATGCATATTTACATATGGCTTATGTTGCCAATAAATTCTCCACCTATGTGATCAGTAAACAAAAGCCTTCTTTTTGGGATTATCTAGCGACGACTTCATTTCTGTTCTTGGTATTTTTTATGATTTTCATGTTTTTCCATTTCATAAAATCCTTCTATATCTTTCTTAAGAACACCAAGCTAACTTTCCGTAATTTAAAATATCAGTTCTACAAAATAGTTAATAAAATACAGTATTCTACACGTATTCAGACCTCCATTATCTCATCGGTAATACTGGCAATCCTCATATCGGCAGTAATTTCGTATATAAGTATTAACAAGCAGCTTTATAATAACAATAAAGCAAGTAAGGAACGTTTTATTATCGAACTAGGCAAACGGATGGAAAATATGTTGACCTACACAGATGAAACATCCACCGAGACGCAGCTTATCAGTATTCTCAAGACATTATCCGAAACTATTTCCAAAGACTTCAATCTTTATTCCAAATCAGGCAGGTTACTCTATAGCTCGCAGCGCAGAATCTACGATCTGGAGCTTTTTTCCACTTTTATTAATCCGGCTGCACTGAAGAATCTTTCCATCTTAAAAAAATCGGAGACGATTGAAGATGAGCGTATTGGCACTTTCCAATTTGAGACCAGCTACGCCACCATCAGGGATAAAAACTATAATACACTGGCTTATATAGGGATACCAAACTTCTCACTTCAGAAGGAAGAAAATATCAATAAGAATCTTCTTTTAAATACCATAGTGAACATTTATTCGCTGATTATCATAGGCTTTGGATTTTATGCGACGTTTGTGGCCAACAGTGTCACCAATCCATTGAGCATCATCAGTAAGAAGATTTCACAACTACGCCTGGGGCAGCCCAACGAGCCTCTGTTTTGGCAACGAAATGATGAAATAGGTACATTGATCAAAGAATATAATCTTATGATCATAAAGCTGGAGGACTATGCTAATAAGATCAAAGATACCGAGCGAGAATCAACTTGGCGTGAGATGGCTCAACAGATTGCCCATGAAATCAAAAATCCGTTGACACCAATGAAATTAGGCATTCAGCAACTCCGTAGATCTTACAAAGACGAGGACCCTAAATTTCCGGATCGCTTCAATAAATTCTCCACTTCATTCATCGAACAAATCGATGCATTGACGCATATTGCCTCAGAATTTTCACATTTTGCAAAATTCCCAAATACGGTAATGGAAAACATCAATATTGTAGAGAAAGTAACAAAGTCCATTTCCTTGTACAACAATACACCAAATGTTAGTATTCGTCTCATTAACAATGCGGATCACAAAACCCTTATCGTTAAAGCAGATGGTAATGAGCTATTAAGAACCTTCAATAATTTGATAAAAAATGCGATTGAGGGCGGTTATGGACGAAAAAACATGAAGATCGAGATTTCCATTGAACGCTACTCAGACAAATTTGTCAAGATAGATATCAAAGACAACGGTTATGGGATTCCCAAAGAGATGCAGGATAAAATTTTCCAGATTAATTTTACGACAAAGAGTTCCGGAAACGGTTTAGGACTAGTTCTTGTCAAAAAGACAATTGAAGCCTGTAACGGGCAAATCTATTTTGAGACTGTAGAAGGCGAAGGTACAACGTTTCATATACTGCTTCCTTTGCAACAGATAGAATCTTAA
- a CDS encoding SDR family NAD(P)-dependent oxidoreductase produces MANIIITGASSGVGFEAVLDLTSKKDNKVIALARSADKLRKLHEIAGQLNYDGGTLYPAQFDIVYDDYTTLVPFIQSKFDKVDILINNAGALINKPFMETDGKDFAEMLQTNVMGHVNMIQNVVPMMPSGSHIVNIGSMGGFQGSLKFPGLSAYSTSKAALAVLTECLAEEFKEKGIKVNCLALGSAQTEMFEAAFPGVEAGTLAFEMGRYIAEFAQNGHHYFNGKILPVANTTP; encoded by the coding sequence ATGGCAAATATTATTATTACAGGTGCAAGCAGTGGTGTTGGATTTGAAGCGGTGTTGGATTTGACCTCTAAAAAGGACAACAAAGTCATTGCTTTGGCTAGATCAGCAGACAAACTGAGAAAACTTCATGAAATTGCAGGTCAGCTCAACTATGATGGCGGCACCTTATACCCCGCTCAATTTGATATTGTCTACGATGACTATACTACACTTGTTCCCTTTATCCAATCAAAATTTGATAAGGTTGATATCTTGATAAACAATGCTGGAGCACTCATCAATAAGCCATTTATGGAAACTGATGGAAAGGATTTTGCTGAAATGCTACAAACCAATGTAATGGGACATGTAAATATGATACAAAACGTTGTTCCCATGATGCCATCAGGCTCACATATTGTCAATATTGGCAGTATGGGGGGATTTCAGGGATCATTGAAGTTTCCCGGACTTTCGGCATATTCAACCAGCAAAGCCGCATTAGCAGTGCTTACAGAATGCTTAGCGGAGGAGTTTAAGGAAAAAGGAATCAAAGTGAACTGTCTAGCCTTAGGTTCTGCTCAGACCGAAATGTTCGAGGCTGCTTTTCCGGGTGTTGAAGCGGGTACTTTAGCCTTTGAAATGGGACGCTATATTGCAGAGTTCGCTCAAAATGGACATCACTATTTCAATGGGAAAATACTTCCTGTAGCCAATACAACGCCTTAA
- a CDS encoding lipocalin family protein, with translation MNRFVLSLATVFATVTLFSCGAQKQGTSTGNPSSNTSAASGPSASDWKSAVKGTWTLNTIDRENLPSSFTIKSVFEEAPAECFVGSTWNFIGNGKGSITFNAQGTLCAPGASREIFWSIYNPGKGLGEPQFQFKKIYAGDKAKNVTTGYRLDLSYSDGNKLVMRMPLTVANGEAYLVFNFTRSN, from the coding sequence ATGAATCGATTCGTTTTATCATTAGCAACTGTTTTTGCTACGGTGACCTTATTTTCTTGTGGAGCACAAAAGCAAGGTACATCAACTGGAAATCCTTCTTCCAATACGAGTGCAGCTTCTGGTCCTAGCGCTTCGGATTGGAAATCCGCTGTAAAAGGAACGTGGACATTGAATACAATCGATAGAGAGAATTTACCTTCTTCATTCACGATCAAAAGTGTATTTGAAGAAGCTCCGGCAGAATGTTTCGTAGGTAGCACATGGAATTTTATTGGAAATGGGAAAGGATCAATTACATTTAATGCGCAAGGAACTTTGTGTGCTCCAGGAGCATCACGTGAGATTTTTTGGTCTATCTATAATCCTGGAAAAGGCTTAGGAGAACCTCAGTTTCAATTTAAAAAGATTTATGCGGGCGATAAGGCGAAGAACGTAACAACAGGTTACCGATTAGATTTATCTTATTCTGATGGAAATAAATTAGTTATGCGTATGCCGTTGACAGTTGCTAATGGAGAAGCTTATTTAGTTTTTAACTTTACGCGCTCAAATTAA
- the gmd gene encoding GDP-mannose 4,6-dehydratase, with amino-acid sequence MAEQNTKTALITGITGQDGAYLAEFLLKKGYKVHGLKRRSSLFNTDRIDHLYQDPHLDNRNFTLHFGDLTDSTNLIRIIQETQPDEIYNLAAQSHVKVSFDTPEYTANADGIGTLRILEAVRLLGMIEKTRIYQASTSELYGLVQAVPQSETTPFYPRSPYAVAKMYGYWITVNYREAYKMYACNGILFNHESPVRGETFVTRKITRAVAKIALGLQDKLYLGNLSAQRDWGHAKDYVEAMWLILQQETAEDFVIATGVTTTVRDFVRMAFAELGIEIEFSGKGEQEKGVIIDIDEERLAQLNIDKSLIKFGQTVVKVDPAYYRPTEVDLLIGDPTKANTKLGWTPKYDLQMLVTDMVQSDLHLMRKEEYLKQGGFETLNYFE; translated from the coding sequence ATGGCTGAACAAAACACGAAAACTGCTTTAATAACAGGTATAACAGGACAAGATGGTGCCTATCTAGCAGAATTCCTATTGAAGAAAGGATATAAAGTACACGGTTTAAAACGCCGTAGTTCTTTATTCAATACGGATCGTATTGACCATCTTTATCAAGATCCTCATCTTGACAACCGAAATTTCACGTTGCATTTTGGTGATTTAACGGATTCAACCAATTTGATTCGTATTATACAAGAAACACAGCCTGACGAAATTTACAACCTCGCGGCACAATCTCACGTAAAGGTTAGTTTTGATACGCCAGAATATACTGCGAATGCAGATGGCATCGGTACCTTGCGGATTCTTGAGGCGGTCAGATTATTGGGAATGATCGAAAAAACCCGTATTTATCAGGCTTCCACTTCCGAATTGTATGGATTGGTGCAAGCGGTTCCACAAAGTGAAACAACACCCTTTTATCCCCGAAGTCCGTATGCTGTAGCAAAAATGTACGGGTATTGGATTACTGTAAATTATCGGGAAGCTTATAAGATGTATGCCTGTAATGGTATTTTATTTAATCACGAGAGCCCTGTAAGAGGAGAAACTTTTGTGACACGTAAAATTACCAGGGCTGTGGCAAAAATCGCACTAGGGTTGCAGGATAAATTATATCTTGGTAATCTGTCCGCACAACGTGACTGGGGGCATGCCAAAGATTATGTAGAAGCAATGTGGTTGATTCTGCAACAAGAAACCGCAGAAGACTTTGTGATTGCTACAGGTGTGACAACAACTGTTAGAGACTTTGTTCGCATGGCTTTTGCAGAATTGGGAATTGAGATTGAGTTCAGTGGAAAGGGAGAGCAGGAGAAGGGGGTAATTATCGATATCGACGAAGAACGCCTGGCCCAATTAAATATTGATAAGTCGCTGATTAAATTCGGTCAGACTGTTGTCAAAGTTGATCCGGCATATTATAGGCCAACTGAAGTCGATTTACTTATTGGTGATCCGACAAAAGCGAATACAAAACTCGGATGGACGCCAAAATATGATCTTCAGATGTTGGTAACAGACATGGTACAATCCGATCTTCATCTGATGAGAAAGGAAGAATACTTAAAACAAGGCGGATTTGAAACCTTGAATTATTTTGAATAA